One part of the Dunckerocampus dactyliophorus isolate RoL2022-P2 chromosome 11, RoL_Ddac_1.1, whole genome shotgun sequence genome encodes these proteins:
- the tbc1d10c gene encoding TBC1 domain family member 10B isoform X1, whose product MLSPSRPGRKMCSDEDSSGCDTGSEVSSEPQTDRFGFIVSNGSEACRTVGPRPQLVRQREAKWINVMDQWESILLKKNNMVKVQCQKGIPSSLRAKCWPRLCGAVTRINNSKHLFQSLDSKVAPQQWVAVIERDLDRQFPFHEMFLSKEGHGQQGLFRVLKAYTQYKPEEGYCQAQGPVAAVLLMNMPAEEAFWCLVQISELYLPGYYSPLLEGVLFDATMLTWVLKRACPPAYKHLQQHGVEPLMFATDWLMCLFTRHLPFNTLLRVWDLFFCNGVRVLLQVAVVLVRRVLGRAEQRKRCQGQMETLQRLRDVRCEVQEVEDDFIAEVCAIPLSASDLERHTEKELAKWRKDRPSSTFDPRGRCQGYRMAWARAQDNQEDLEKKERETGNLSVPLTRSASSLSLSSSRWRKGGNVWERVPRHLSKDWRSCNELSFKDTGGINPQRGMAKREMTQTEAMKNVEKMQKRKTDLEQDNSKEAAKSSQSPTVTHRPDDRSSSQKDKYHRTESSEDTAGGPRLQRKEQGDALAQTQEDKAGEHANIMQQQLAADMQSSAKICHTNTVVEHVHQGGGAQSTSKKKQANEEINLNQACKATGSLARKEKSGYSSCNRSLSGDVCIRKSSRLTRRLSKDLFTDPRQAPANSPNPTVPHTEPAKHFSLFRRQPKNVVGTGIQVPTILIQDFSDELVEEEERRRRRRWWQPQEQERRDKEEEKKEKEGERRKPQTRGKSFQVQRETMKSSFSYAESYF is encoded by the exons ATGCTGAGTCCATCCAGGCCAGGCCGAAAGATGTGCAGTGATGAGGACAGTTCTGGATGTGACACGGGGTCGGAGGTCAGCTCTGAACCCCAGACAGACCGCTTTGGCTTCATCGTGTCCAATGGATCTGAAGCCTG CAGGACTGTGGGCCCACGACCTCAACTGGTCAGACAGAGGGAAGCCAAGTGGATCAATGTCATGGACCAATGGGAAAGCATCTTgttaaaaaagaacaacatg GTCAAAGTTCAGTGTCAGAAAGGCATCCCATCCTCACTCCGAGCAAAGTGCTGGCCTCGGCTGTGTGGCGCCGTCACCAGGATTAACAACAGCAAACACCTCTTCCAG TCTCTGGACTCAAAGGTCGCTCCGCAGCAGTGGGTGGCCGTCATTGAGAGAGATCTGGACCGACAGTTTCCTTTCCACGAGATGTTCCTCTCCAAGGAGGGACACGG GCAGCAAGGATTGTTCCGGGTGTTGAAAGCCTACACTCAGTACAAACCCGAGGAAGGGTACTGCCAGGCTCAAGGACCAGTGGCTGCAGTCCTCTTGATGAACATGCCAGCTGAG GAGGCCTTCTGGTGTCTGGTGCAAATTAGTGAGCTCTACCTACCAGGATACTACAGCCCTCTGCTG GAAGGAGTCTTGTTCGATGCAACGATGCTGACCTGGGTTTTGAAAAGAGCTTGCCCCCCCGCATACAAACACCTGCAGCAGCACGGGGTGGAGCCCCTGATGTTCGCCACAGACTGGCTGATGTGTTTGTTCACACGCCACCTGCCCTTCAACACCCTGCTACGAGTGTGGGACCTGTTTTTCTGCAATG GGGTGCGGGTGCTGCTGCAGGTGGCAGTGGTGCTGGTGCGGAGGGTGCTGGGTCGGGCCGAGCAAAGAAAGCGGTGCCAGGGTCAGATGGAGACTCTGCAGAGGCTGAGAGATGTCAGGTGTGAGGTCCAAGAAGTGGAGGACGACTTCATCGCAGAG GTGTGTGCTATCCCACTATCAGCCAGCGATCTGGAGAGACACACGGAGAAGGAGCTGGCAAAGTGGAGAAAAGACAGACCCTCGTCCACCTTTGACCCCAGAGGTCGCTGCCAGGGTTACCGTATGGCATGGGCGAGGGCTCAAGACAACCAGGAGGACCtggaaaagaaagagagagagacgggGAATCTGTCTGTGCCCCTCACCCGCTCGGCTTCCAGCCTGTCGCTGTCTTCCTCCAGGTGGAGGAAAGGCGGGAACGTCTGGGAAAGAGTTCCGAGGCATCTCTCAAAGGACTGGAGGAGCTGCAACGAGTTGAGCTTTAAGGATACAGGTGGCATTAACCCACAAAGAGGCATGGCAAAGAGAGAAATGACACAAACTGAAGCGATGAAAAACGTGGAAAAGATGCAGAAAAGAAAGACAGACTTGGAGCAGGACAACTCCAAAGAAGCTGCCAAAAGCTCTCAATCCCCAACAGTAACGCATCGGCCAGATGACAGGAGCTCCTCGCAGAAGGATAAATATCACAGGACTGAGTCATCAGAAGACACCGCGGGGGGGCCCCGCCTCCAAAGAAAGGAGCAAGGTGACGCTCTGGCGCAGACCCAAGAAGACAAGGCCGGGGAACACGCAAACATCATGCAGCAACAATTGGCAGCTGATATGCAAAGTAGTGCAAAGATATGTCACACGAATACCGTTGTTGAACACGTCCATCAGGGAGGGGGTGCACAAagcacaagtaaaaaaaaacaagcaaatgagGAAATAAATCTCAACCAAGCCTGCAAGGCGACTGGGAGTCTTGCACGGAAGGAGAAAAGCGGTTACAGTAGCTGCAACAGAAGCCTTTCCGGTGACGTCTGTATCCGCAAGTCCTCCAGGTTAACACGCCGCCTCTCAAAAGATCTCTTCACCGACCCCCGTCAAGCACCTGCCAACTCTCCAAACCCGACCGTTCCTCACACTGAACCAGCTAAACATTTTAGTCTCTTCCGCAGGCAACCCAAAAATGTGGTGGGCACCGGAATACAAGTCCCTACGATCTTGATCCAGGACTTTAGTGATGAGCtagtggaagaggaggagaggaggaggaggaggaggtggtggcaGCCACAGGAGCAGGAAAGGAGGGAtaaagaggaggagaagaaggagaaagaGGGAGAGAGGAGGAAACCGCAAACAAGGGGTAAAAGTTTTCAGGTCCAGCGAGAGACAATGAAAAGTTCTTTTTCCTATGCTGAATCTTACTTTTAA
- the tbc1d10c gene encoding TBC1 domain family member 10B isoform X2 has translation MLSPSRPGRKMCSDEDSSGCDTGSEVSSEPQTDRFGFIVSNGSEAWTVGPRPQLVRQREAKWINVMDQWESILLKKNNMVKVQCQKGIPSSLRAKCWPRLCGAVTRINNSKHLFQSLDSKVAPQQWVAVIERDLDRQFPFHEMFLSKEGHGQQGLFRVLKAYTQYKPEEGYCQAQGPVAAVLLMNMPAEEAFWCLVQISELYLPGYYSPLLEGVLFDATMLTWVLKRACPPAYKHLQQHGVEPLMFATDWLMCLFTRHLPFNTLLRVWDLFFCNGVRVLLQVAVVLVRRVLGRAEQRKRCQGQMETLQRLRDVRCEVQEVEDDFIAEVCAIPLSASDLERHTEKELAKWRKDRPSSTFDPRGRCQGYRMAWARAQDNQEDLEKKERETGNLSVPLTRSASSLSLSSSRWRKGGNVWERVPRHLSKDWRSCNELSFKDTGGINPQRGMAKREMTQTEAMKNVEKMQKRKTDLEQDNSKEAAKSSQSPTVTHRPDDRSSSQKDKYHRTESSEDTAGGPRLQRKEQGDALAQTQEDKAGEHANIMQQQLAADMQSSAKICHTNTVVEHVHQGGGAQSTSKKKQANEEINLNQACKATGSLARKEKSGYSSCNRSLSGDVCIRKSSRLTRRLSKDLFTDPRQAPANSPNPTVPHTEPAKHFSLFRRQPKNVVGTGIQVPTILIQDFSDELVEEEERRRRRRWWQPQEQERRDKEEEKKEKEGERRKPQTRGKSFQVQRETMKSSFSYAESYF, from the exons ATGCTGAGTCCATCCAGGCCAGGCCGAAAGATGTGCAGTGATGAGGACAGTTCTGGATGTGACACGGGGTCGGAGGTCAGCTCTGAACCCCAGACAGACCGCTTTGGCTTCATCGTGTCCAATGGATCTGAAGCCTG GACTGTGGGCCCACGACCTCAACTGGTCAGACAGAGGGAAGCCAAGTGGATCAATGTCATGGACCAATGGGAAAGCATCTTgttaaaaaagaacaacatg GTCAAAGTTCAGTGTCAGAAAGGCATCCCATCCTCACTCCGAGCAAAGTGCTGGCCTCGGCTGTGTGGCGCCGTCACCAGGATTAACAACAGCAAACACCTCTTCCAG TCTCTGGACTCAAAGGTCGCTCCGCAGCAGTGGGTGGCCGTCATTGAGAGAGATCTGGACCGACAGTTTCCTTTCCACGAGATGTTCCTCTCCAAGGAGGGACACGG GCAGCAAGGATTGTTCCGGGTGTTGAAAGCCTACACTCAGTACAAACCCGAGGAAGGGTACTGCCAGGCTCAAGGACCAGTGGCTGCAGTCCTCTTGATGAACATGCCAGCTGAG GAGGCCTTCTGGTGTCTGGTGCAAATTAGTGAGCTCTACCTACCAGGATACTACAGCCCTCTGCTG GAAGGAGTCTTGTTCGATGCAACGATGCTGACCTGGGTTTTGAAAAGAGCTTGCCCCCCCGCATACAAACACCTGCAGCAGCACGGGGTGGAGCCCCTGATGTTCGCCACAGACTGGCTGATGTGTTTGTTCACACGCCACCTGCCCTTCAACACCCTGCTACGAGTGTGGGACCTGTTTTTCTGCAATG GGGTGCGGGTGCTGCTGCAGGTGGCAGTGGTGCTGGTGCGGAGGGTGCTGGGTCGGGCCGAGCAAAGAAAGCGGTGCCAGGGTCAGATGGAGACTCTGCAGAGGCTGAGAGATGTCAGGTGTGAGGTCCAAGAAGTGGAGGACGACTTCATCGCAGAG GTGTGTGCTATCCCACTATCAGCCAGCGATCTGGAGAGACACACGGAGAAGGAGCTGGCAAAGTGGAGAAAAGACAGACCCTCGTCCACCTTTGACCCCAGAGGTCGCTGCCAGGGTTACCGTATGGCATGGGCGAGGGCTCAAGACAACCAGGAGGACCtggaaaagaaagagagagagacgggGAATCTGTCTGTGCCCCTCACCCGCTCGGCTTCCAGCCTGTCGCTGTCTTCCTCCAGGTGGAGGAAAGGCGGGAACGTCTGGGAAAGAGTTCCGAGGCATCTCTCAAAGGACTGGAGGAGCTGCAACGAGTTGAGCTTTAAGGATACAGGTGGCATTAACCCACAAAGAGGCATGGCAAAGAGAGAAATGACACAAACTGAAGCGATGAAAAACGTGGAAAAGATGCAGAAAAGAAAGACAGACTTGGAGCAGGACAACTCCAAAGAAGCTGCCAAAAGCTCTCAATCCCCAACAGTAACGCATCGGCCAGATGACAGGAGCTCCTCGCAGAAGGATAAATATCACAGGACTGAGTCATCAGAAGACACCGCGGGGGGGCCCCGCCTCCAAAGAAAGGAGCAAGGTGACGCTCTGGCGCAGACCCAAGAAGACAAGGCCGGGGAACACGCAAACATCATGCAGCAACAATTGGCAGCTGATATGCAAAGTAGTGCAAAGATATGTCACACGAATACCGTTGTTGAACACGTCCATCAGGGAGGGGGTGCACAAagcacaagtaaaaaaaaacaagcaaatgagGAAATAAATCTCAACCAAGCCTGCAAGGCGACTGGGAGTCTTGCACGGAAGGAGAAAAGCGGTTACAGTAGCTGCAACAGAAGCCTTTCCGGTGACGTCTGTATCCGCAAGTCCTCCAGGTTAACACGCCGCCTCTCAAAAGATCTCTTCACCGACCCCCGTCAAGCACCTGCCAACTCTCCAAACCCGACCGTTCCTCACACTGAACCAGCTAAACATTTTAGTCTCTTCCGCAGGCAACCCAAAAATGTGGTGGGCACCGGAATACAAGTCCCTACGATCTTGATCCAGGACTTTAGTGATGAGCtagtggaagaggaggagaggaggaggaggaggaggtggtggcaGCCACAGGAGCAGGAAAGGAGGGAtaaagaggaggagaagaaggagaaagaGGGAGAGAGGAGGAAACCGCAAACAAGGGGTAAAAGTTTTCAGGTCCAGCGAGAGACAATGAAAAGTTCTTTTTCCTATGCTGAATCTTACTTTTAA